In Nycticebus coucang isolate mNycCou1 chromosome 9, mNycCou1.pri, whole genome shotgun sequence, the following are encoded in one genomic region:
- the TCP11 gene encoding T-complex protein 11 homolog isoform X1, translating to MPDIEENVSPKDPADGESQSCKPETSRRTQEDKSSPTDQPPCLTETVHEVSKLSNKIGMNPDYHKEEKTLLPSSLEGKVKETMHNAFWDHLKEQMSAAPPDFSCALELLKEIKEILLSLLLPRQNRLRTEIEEALNMDFLKQKAERGALDVPYLSKYILNMMTLLCAPVRDEAVQKLENMTEPVQLLRGIFQVLGLMKMDMVNYTIQSLQPHLQEHSIQYERAKFQELLNKQPSLLDHTTKWLTKAAADLTLPPPTCPDTADSSSVAGPSPNEAINNSEPLSPSMVLSQGFLNLLLWDPENEEFPETLVRDRTRLQELESQLHQLTILASVLLVASSFSGSVLFGSPQFVDKLKRITKSLMEDFNSRPEEAMLTVSEQVSQEIHQSLKNMGLAALSSDSTASLIVQLQNIAKKENCVRSVIDQRIHLFLKCCLVLGVQRSLLDLPGGLTLIEAELAELGQKFVNFTYHNQQVFGPYYTEILETLMSPAHAQEAKVKSL from the exons ATGCCAGACATCGAGGAGAATGTGTCCCCGAAGGATCCTGCCGATGGAGAGAGCCAGTCCTGTAAACCCGAGACTTCAAGACGGACTCAAGAAGATAAGAGCAGCCCCACGGATCAGCCTCCCT GTCTGACAGAGACAGTTCATGAAGTTTCCAAGCTGAGCAACAAGATTGGAATGAATCCTGATTACCACAAGGAAGAGAAGACTTTACTTCCAAGCAG TCTGGAAGGCAAGGTCAAGGAGACAATGCACAATGCCTTTTGGGACCACCTTAAAGAGCAAATGTCAGCAGCTCCCCCTGACTTCAGCTGCGCTCTTGAacttctgaaagaaattaaagag AtcttgttgtcactgttgttacCACGCCAGAACCGCCTAAGGACTGAGATTGAAGAAGCTCTGAACATGGACTTTCTCAAGCAGAAAGCAGAACGTGGGGCCCTGGATGTCCCTTACCTCTCTAAATATATTCTCAACATGATGACTCTGCTGTGTGCACCAGTTCGAGATGAAGCAGTGCAGAAACTGGAAAACATGACAGAACCTGTTCAGTTGCTAAG AGGGATCTTCCAGGTTCTGGGCCTGATGAAAATGGACATGGTAAACTACACTATCCAGAGCCTTCAACCCCACCTCCAGGAACATTCCATCCAATATGAACGGGCTAAATTCCAGGAGCTCCTCAATAAGCAGCCTA GCCTCCTTGATCATACCACCAAATGGTTGACCAAAGCAGCAGCAGACCTCACCCTGCCGCCTCCAACTTGTCCTGACACTGCTGATTCCTCTAGTGTGGCTGGCCCTTCTCCAAACGAAGCAATCAACAACTCAGAGCCCCTCAGCCCCTCAATGGTGCTGTCCCAGGGCTTCCTGAACCTCCTTCTCTGGGACCCTGAGAATGAAGAGTTCCCTGAG ACCCTGGTGAGGGACAGAACCCGGCTGCAGGAGCTGGAGTCCCAGTTGCACCAGTTAACTATCCTGGCCTCAGTCTTGCTCGTGGCCAGTAGTTTCTCTGGCAGTGTTTTGTTTGGCTCACCCCAGTTTGTGGATAAGCTGAAACGCATAACCAAGTCCCTGATGGAGGACTTTAACTCCAG GCCAGAGGAGGCTATGCTGACTGTGAGTGAACAGGTATCTCAGGAAATCCATCAAAGCCTCAAGAATATGGGTCTTGCTGCTCTGAGCAGTGACAGTACAGCATCCCTGATAGTACAGCTTCAGAACATTGCCAAGAAGGAGAACTGTGTTCGCAGTGTCATTG ATCAGCGGATCCATTTGTTTCTCAAATGCTGTTTGGTTCTTGGTGTGCAGAGGTCTCTGTTAGACCTGCCTGGAGGCCTTACTCTCATTGAAGCAGAGCTGGCGGAACTGGGCCAAAAATTTGTCAACTTTACATATCACAATCAGCAGGTGTTTGGCCCCTACTACACCGAGATCCTAGAAACCCTCATGTCCCCAGCCCACGCGCAGGAAGCAAAAGTGAAGTCTCTCTGA
- the TCP11 gene encoding T-complex protein 11 homolog isoform X2: MNPDYHKEEKTLLPSSLEGKVKETMHNAFWDHLKEQMSAAPPDFSCALELLKEIKEILLSLLLPRQNRLRTEIEEALNMDFLKQKAERGALDVPYLSKYILNMMTLLCAPVRDEAVQKLENMTEPVQLLRGIFQVLGLMKMDMVNYTIQSLQPHLQEHSIQYERAKFQELLNKQPSLLDHTTKWLTKAAADLTLPPPTCPDTADSSSVAGPSPNEAINNSEPLSPSMVLSQGFLNLLLWDPENEEFPETLVRDRTRLQELESQLHQLTILASVLLVASSFSGSVLFGSPQFVDKLKRITKSLMEDFNSRPEEAMLTVSEQVSQEIHQSLKNMGLAALSSDSTASLIVQLQNIAKKENCVRSVIDQRIHLFLKCCLVLGVQRSLLDLPGGLTLIEAELAELGQKFVNFTYHNQQVFGPYYTEILETLMSPAHAQEAKVKSL; this comes from the exons ATGAATCCTGATTACCACAAGGAAGAGAAGACTTTACTTCCAAGCAG TCTGGAAGGCAAGGTCAAGGAGACAATGCACAATGCCTTTTGGGACCACCTTAAAGAGCAAATGTCAGCAGCTCCCCCTGACTTCAGCTGCGCTCTTGAacttctgaaagaaattaaagag AtcttgttgtcactgttgttacCACGCCAGAACCGCCTAAGGACTGAGATTGAAGAAGCTCTGAACATGGACTTTCTCAAGCAGAAAGCAGAACGTGGGGCCCTGGATGTCCCTTACCTCTCTAAATATATTCTCAACATGATGACTCTGCTGTGTGCACCAGTTCGAGATGAAGCAGTGCAGAAACTGGAAAACATGACAGAACCTGTTCAGTTGCTAAG AGGGATCTTCCAGGTTCTGGGCCTGATGAAAATGGACATGGTAAACTACACTATCCAGAGCCTTCAACCCCACCTCCAGGAACATTCCATCCAATATGAACGGGCTAAATTCCAGGAGCTCCTCAATAAGCAGCCTA GCCTCCTTGATCATACCACCAAATGGTTGACCAAAGCAGCAGCAGACCTCACCCTGCCGCCTCCAACTTGTCCTGACACTGCTGATTCCTCTAGTGTGGCTGGCCCTTCTCCAAACGAAGCAATCAACAACTCAGAGCCCCTCAGCCCCTCAATGGTGCTGTCCCAGGGCTTCCTGAACCTCCTTCTCTGGGACCCTGAGAATGAAGAGTTCCCTGAG ACCCTGGTGAGGGACAGAACCCGGCTGCAGGAGCTGGAGTCCCAGTTGCACCAGTTAACTATCCTGGCCTCAGTCTTGCTCGTGGCCAGTAGTTTCTCTGGCAGTGTTTTGTTTGGCTCACCCCAGTTTGTGGATAAGCTGAAACGCATAACCAAGTCCCTGATGGAGGACTTTAACTCCAG GCCAGAGGAGGCTATGCTGACTGTGAGTGAACAGGTATCTCAGGAAATCCATCAAAGCCTCAAGAATATGGGTCTTGCTGCTCTGAGCAGTGACAGTACAGCATCCCTGATAGTACAGCTTCAGAACATTGCCAAGAAGGAGAACTGTGTTCGCAGTGTCATTG ATCAGCGGATCCATTTGTTTCTCAAATGCTGTTTGGTTCTTGGTGTGCAGAGGTCTCTGTTAGACCTGCCTGGAGGCCTTACTCTCATTGAAGCAGAGCTGGCGGAACTGGGCCAAAAATTTGTCAACTTTACATATCACAATCAGCAGGTGTTTGGCCCCTACTACACCGAGATCCTAGAAACCCTCATGTCCCCAGCCCACGCGCAGGAAGCAAAAGTGAAGTCTCTCTGA